One Setaria italica strain Yugu1 chromosome II, Setaria_italica_v2.0, whole genome shotgun sequence DNA segment encodes these proteins:
- the LOC101776973 gene encoding protein EFFECTOR OF TRANSCRIPTION 2 has product MPAAVTARLKREDCPRTKHDSLFSPWKVLVGPSDWEDHSAGKEGVQRYRIRNLPDNFPGIYELGVAGASDEGVRSRRRDSRGVVVVYLGQADSVRARLQQYGRSGSHLDTGNSLGSAGKAEVNALAAGPGLFREVFSRGYSVVFRCAQMDNKQEAEKTEAQLLRIFDYAWNKLQNGACRCEEILLKLEQGATSRRSSLLSRVCHSKQDIFGVKAGIKIKGSGSVNTPPGIMKSMLPRVRTFVGFRPQPVNSEDSGGEAIDIPWKKISGFPCGNRQAHRRRSGGHRIKKIDVAKRRTVPIQDSNSFCGVVLEDGSSCLEHPVEGRKRCSLHKGRRVKGSPKSSSTSYPCQAEIPIPHLTEDLDNSDQTQEIIESIPHLTEDLDSSDRTQESKILPQNISTTVEESPRQSNSIKEEEVKTREAPTEDGKHDASRDACICDCEEKASHAEPESQVPQPSGRMWFELLKARKKSTSADSSRGSGSQTRDYAAPICGAMADNGSCKVVPNAGRQICEKDRGIEVAGASFSRSSGWPCICGACTADGSPCMNKPVEGRKRCALHKGQRGSCTPTPSV; this is encoded by the exons ATGCCGGCCGCCGTAACCGCCAGGCTGAAGCGGGAGGACTGCCCCCGCACCAAGCACGACTCCCTCTTCTCCCCATGGAAG GTTCTCGTCGGGCCGTCGGACTGGGAGGACCACTCCGCCGGCAAGGAGGGGGTCCAGCGCTACCGCATCCGCAACCTCCCTGACAATTTCCCCGGTATCTATGAGCTGGGTGTCGCCGGCGCGTCCGACGAGGGCGTCAGGTCCCGGAGGCGTGATTCTCGGGGAGTCGTCGTGGTGTACCTCGGGCAGGCCGACAGTGTCAGGGCGAGGCTGCAGCAGTATGGCCGCTCGGGGTCGCACCTGGACACTGGGAATTCGTTAGGCTCTGCTGGTAAAGCTGAGGTGAATGCGCTCGCCGCAGGGCCTGGATTATTCAGAGAAGTGTTCTCTCGAGGCTATTCTGTAGTGTTTCGATGTGCGCAG ATGGATAATAAACAAGAAGCTGAGAAGACTGAGGCACAGCTGCTGAGAATATTTGATTATGCATGGAACAAGCTTCAGAATGGTGCTTGTCGCTGTGAAGAAATACTGCTCAAGTTAGAACAGGGAGCAACCAGCCGTAGATCATCTCTACTTAGCAGAGTATGCCACTCGAAACAAGATATATTTGGAGTAAAAGCGGGTATAAAGATAAAAGGAAGTGGGTCGGTTAACACCCCGCCTGGTATTATGAAAAGTATGCTCCCAAGAGTTCGTACATTTGTTGGTTTCAGACCTCAGCCAGTTAACTCAGAGGACAGTGGAGGCGAGGCAATTGATATTCCCTGGAAGAAAATATCTGGTTTTCCCTGTGGTAATAGACAAGCGCATAGAAGGAGGTCTGGAGGGCACAGAATAAAAAAGATTGATGTTGCAAAACGGAGAACTGTACCAATACAGGATTCTAACTCTTTTTGTGGAGTGGTGCTAGAAGATGGTTCTTCTTGTCTGGAGCACCCagttgaaggaagaaagagatgcAGCTTACACAAAGGTAGAAGAGTCAAAGGCAGCCCTAAAAGCTCATCTACTAGCTATCCTTGCCAAGCTGAGATTCCAATACCTCACCTAACTGAAGATTTAGACAACTCAGATCAAACACAGGAGATTATTGAATCCATACCTCACCTAACTGAAGATTTGGACAGCTCAGATCGAACACAGGAAAGTAAAATATTGCCCCAAAATATCTCTACAACTGTGGAGGAATCCCCAAGACAAAGCAATAGCATCAAAGAAGAGGAGGTGAAAACTAGAGAAGCTCCTACAGAAGATGGAAAACATGACGCCTCCAGGGATGCTTGTATCTGTGACTGTGAAGAGAAGGCTTCCCATGCTGAACCTGAGTCCCAGGTACCGCAGCCTTCTGGGAGAATGTGGTTTGAGCTGCTCAAAGCACGGAAGAAATCGACAAGTGCGGACTCATCAAGAGGGTCAGGATCTCAGACAAGAGATTATGCAGCGCCCATCTGTGGAGCAATGGCAGATAATGGGTCCTGCAAAGTGGTCCCAAATGCTGGCAGACAAATATGCGAGAAAGACCGTGGAATAGAGGTCGCTGGTGCTTCGTTTTCCAGAAGCTCAGGATGGCCGTGTATATGTGGTGCTTGTACAGCAGACGGTTCACCTTGTATGAATAAGCCTGTCGAAGGGAGGAAGAGATGTGCATTGCACAAAGGTCAAAGAGGGTCATGCACCCCTACACCATCAGTTTAA
- the LOC101777790 gene encoding phospholipid-transporting ATPase 2 isoform X2 yields the protein MLLEKYRMGLWSSSLYWYFFSHSIRIFCLISCNNKANTKGNETKLGMSRGVPEPKLTAMDAMIDKLTGAIFLFQLTVVVVLGAAGNVWKDAEARKLWYVKYDDNEPWYQILVIPLRFELLCSIMIPISIKVSLDFVKSLYAKFIDWDEDMYDLENDTPAHAANTAISEDLGQVEYILTDKTGTLTENKMIFRRCCIGGTFYGNECGDALKDVELLNAIANNSPHAIKFLTVMTLCNTVIPIKSPSGSILYKAQSQDEDALVNAAANLHMVLVSKNGNNAEIHFNRRVMRYEILDILEFTSDRKRMSVVVLDCQSGKIFLLSKGADEAMLPCAYSGQQTKTFVDAVDKYAQLGLRTLCLGWRELESEEYTEWSRSFKEANSALIDREWKVAEVCQRLEHSLEILGVSAIEDRLQDGVPETIEILRQSGINFWMLTGDKQSTAIQIALLCNLISSEPKGQLLHINGRTRDEVARSLERVLLTMRITSSEPKELAFVVDGWALEIILTQYTEAFTELAVLSKTALCCRVTPSQKAQLVKLLKSCDYRTLAIGDGGNDVRMIQQADIGVGISGREGLQAARAADYSIGKFRFLKRLILVHGRYSYNRTAFLSQYSFYKSLLICFIQILFSFLSGIAGTSLFNSVSLMAYNVFYTSIPVLTTVLDKDLSEKTVMQNPEILLYCQAGRLLNPSTFAGWFGRSLYHAIIIFVITIHAYANEKSEMEELSMVALSGSIWLQAFVVTLEMNSFTFVQLLAIWGNLIGFYVINFFISSIPASGMYTIMFRLCGQPSYWITLVLISGVGMGPVLALKYFRYTYRPSAINILQKAERSRGPMYTLVSLESQLRSDKDNMMVSSSTTPVKNKSSVYEPLLSDSPMASRRSLAPSSFDIFQPAHSRTSHPRNIKAN from the exons GCAATGAAACTAAGTTGGGAATGAGTAGGGGTGTCCCAGAACCCAAGCTAACTGCTATGGATGCAATGATCGATAAGCTTACTGGTGCCATATTCTTATTTCAACTTACAGTCGTTGTTGTTCTTGGGGCCGCAGGCAATGTTTGGAAGGATGCAGAAGCTCGCAAG CTATGGTATGTTAAGTATGATGACAACGAACCATGGTATCAGATTCTGGTTATACCTCTGCGGTTTGAACTATTGTGTTCTATTATGATTCCGATTTCAATAAAG GTTTCTTTGGACTTTGTTAAAAGTCTATACGCAAAGTTTATAGATTGGGACGAGGATATGTATGACCTGGAAAATGACACACCTGCCCATGCAGCCAA CACAGCAATTAGTGAAGACTTGGGGCAGGTCGAATATATTTTGACAGATAAAACTGGGACATTGACTGAGAACAAGATGATCTTCAGAAGGTGCTGTATTGGGGGTACCTTTTACGGGAACGAATGTGGAGATGCGCTCAAAG ATGTTGAACTACTGAATGCTATCGCCAATAATTCTCCTCATGCCATCAAATTTCTGACAGTCATGACACTCTGCAATACAGTAATTCCTATAAAAAG TCCTAGCGGATCAATTTTGTATAAAGCCCAGTCCCAGGATGAGGATGCTCTTGTAAATGCAGCTGCAAATTTGCATATGGTTCTTGTCAGCAAAAATGGAAATAATGCAG AAATTCACTTCAATCGGCGAGTGATGCGATATGAGATACTCGACATTCTTGAGTTCACATCTGATCGGAAAAGAATGTCTGTCGTCGTTTTGGATTGTCAGAGTGGCAAGATTTTTCTCTTGTCCAAAGGCGCTGATGAGGCAATGCTTCCTTGTGCTTATTCTG GGCAACAGACAAAGACGTTTGTTGATGCTGTTGACAAATATGCTCAGCTGGGGTTGCGCACACTCTGCTTGGGATGGCGTGAACTGGAATCAGAGGAATACACTGAATGGTCTCGATCATTTAAGGAGGCCAATAGTGCATTAATTGACAGGGAG TGGAAAGTTGCTGAGGTTTGTcaaagattagaacatagccTGGAGATTCTAGGTGTCAGCGCAATAGAAGATCGCCTCCAG GATGGGGTACCAGAAACTATTGAAATACTGAGGCAGTCAGGAATCAACTTCTGGATGTTAACTGGCGATAAACAAAGCACTGCCATTCAAATTGCTCTTTTGTGCAACTTGATTTCTTCAG AACCTAAAGGGCAGCTCTTGCATATCAATGGGAGAACTCGAGATGAAGTTGCTAGAAGCTTGGAAAGAGTTCTTCTTACCATGCGGATAACATCATCAGAGCCTAAG GAGTTAGCTTTTGTAGTGGATGGCTGGGCACTAGAGATTATTCTGACACAATATACTGAAGCTTTTACTGAACTAGCGGTTCTTTCAAAAACTGCGTTATGCTGCCGTGTTACACCATCGCAGAAAGCACAG CTAGTGAAGCTTCTAAAATCATGTGACTATCGAACTTTGGCTATCGGTGATGGTGGAAATGATGTAAGGATGATACAACAGGCTGACATTGGCGTAGGAATTAGTGGTAGGGAAGGTCTTCAAGCTGCAAGGGCTGCTGACTATAGCATTGGCA AGTTCAGGTTTCTGAAAAGGCTGATTCTTGTCCATGGACGATACTCTTACAATCGAACTGCATTTCTTTCGCAGTATTCTTTCTACAAGTCATTGTTAATTTGCTTTATTCAGATACT tttttcttttctttcaggcATTGCTGGAACTAGTTTATTCAACTCGGTTAGTTTGATGGCTTATAATGTTTTCTACACAAGCATTCCTGTTTTAACTACGGTCCTGGACAAGGATTTATCTGAAAAGACAGTGATGCAAAACCCAGAGATATTACTTTACTGCCAAGCTGGAAG GCTTCTCAATCCAAGTACTTTTGCTGGTTGGTTTGGTCGATCATTGTATCAT GCAATCATTATTTTCGTGATAACCATCCATGCGTACGCAAATGAGAAAAGTGAGATGGAGGAGCTGTCAATGGTTGCACTCTCAGGAAGCATTTGGCTGCAGGCATTTGTTGTGACATTAGAGATGAA TTCCTTCACATTTGTGCAACTTCTGGCCATATGGGGGAACCTCATTGGCTTCTATGTCATCAACTTCTTTATCAGCAGTATACCAGCTTCTGGAATGTACACAATCATGTTTCGCCTCTGCGGACAACCGTCATACTGGATAACTCTGGTG CTGATCAGTGGAGTTGGAATGGGTCCTGTATTAGCTCTGAAGTATTTCAGATACACATACAGACCTAGCGCTATCAACATTCTTCAGAAGGCCGAGCGTTCAAGGGGGCCAATGTACACCCTGGTGAGTCTGGAGTCTCAACTGAGATCAGACAAAGACAATATGATGGTATCCAGTTCCACAACGCCAGTCAAGAATAAGAGCTCTGTTTATGAGCCTTTGCTTTCTGATTCACCGATGGCATCCAGGAGATCCCTTGCGCCGTCGTCATTTGACATCTTCCAGCCGGCACATTCCAGAACATCTCACCCGAGAAATATAAAAGCCAATTAG
- the LOC101777383 gene encoding GDSL esterase/lipase At4g10955 has translation MAMAQQASLSCSTATWRELTNTSWRDDDYRRMVMAYLIEAVYLLELERQERRDAAAVAQQWWKPFQYRLAHELVDDRDGSVFGAIFERDHHADADGRPSPSGAPSAVVAFRGTLLRAPTIRRDVEDELRLLARNSLRGSARLARALQALKATIDRFGSENVCVCGHSLGAGFARQVGRMLTASSPRHPRQHQHQQAAAAAAAASLEFHLFNAPYLSLPMGVRSVVKTADCLLKALRSGAATVGRWHGKALRNVAYANCILGYTRLESSRKL, from the exons ATGGCAATGGCGCAGCAAGCGAGCTTGTCCTGCTCCACTGCTACATGGAGAGAGCTCACCAACACGAGCTG GAGGGACGACGACTACAGGCGCATGGTGATGGCGTACCTGATCGAGGCGGTGTACCTGCTGGAGCTGGAGCGGCAGGAGCGccgggacgcggcggcggtggcgcagcagTGGTGGAAACCGTTCCAGTACCGCCTGGCGCACGAGCTGGTGGACGACCGCGACGGCTCCGTCTTCGGCGCCATCTTCGAGCGCGACCaccacgccgacgccgacggccgGCCCAGCCCCAGCGGCGCCCCGAGCGCCGTCGTCGCGTTCCGGGGCACGCTCCTGCGCGCCCCCACCATCCGCCGCGACGTCGAGGACGAGCTCCGCCTCCTGGCCCGGAACAGCCTCCGGGGCTCCGCGCGCCTGGCGCGCGCCCTGCAAGCGCTCAAGGCCACCATCGATAGGTTCGGCTCCGAGAACGTGTGCGTCTGCGGCCACTCCCTGGGCGCCGGCTTCGCGCGCCAGGTCGGCCGGATGCTCACGGCCTCGTCGCCACGGCACCCgcgccagcaccagcaccagcaggcggccgccgccgccgccgccgcgtcgctcgAGTTCCACCTCTTCAACGCACCCTACCTGTCCCTGCCCATGGGCGTCAGGAGCGTGGTCAAGACGGCGGACTGCCTGCTCAAGGCGCTccgctccggcgccgccaccgtcggcaGGTGGCACGGCAAGGCGCTCCGCAACGTGGCCTACGCCAACTGCATCCTCGGCTACACCAGGCTCGAGAGCAGCAGGAAGTTGTGA